Below is a window of Brassica napus cultivar Da-Ae chromosome A5, Da-Ae, whole genome shotgun sequence DNA.
ATGAATCTTCTTCTCCTGAATGTTCTGTTTGATTAAACGTGATAAGCCTTCAGTGCAGATGATGTATAGATACGGAGAAATAGGATCACCTTGGCGCAGTCCTCGTTGGGGCTTGATGGTCCTAGATGGCTCTCCATTGATTAAAACTGAGTATGAGACCGTTGAGATGCACTTCATAATCCAATCTCTCCATTGTCTGCAGAAACCCATTTTCTCCATCACCAAATCAATAAAGGACCACTCAACCTTATCAAAAGCTTTTGCAATATCAAGCTTAAGAgccataaacttattttttaagttttttgtgtGGAGGGAATGCATAAGTTCATGGCTTATGAGAACATTATCTGTAATAAGACGACCTGGAATAAAAGCTGATTGGTTTTCAGTGATGATATTGTGAAGCCAGGGTTTCAACCTTTCAGCTAATATTTTGGAGATGATTTTATAAGCTACATTGGCTAGGCTGATGGGTCTATAATCCTTGATAGTGATGGGATTTTCAATTTTAGGTATTAGGCATATATGGGTCTCATTAATTCTAGGGTCAAGATAGGATTGCTCAAAGAAAAGATTAATGTATGAGAGAACACCTGGTTTGATGACTTCCCAATGCTGTCTGTAGAAAGCTGCCGTCATGCCATCAGGACCTGGTGTTTTCTCGGGATTCATAGCAAAGACCGCATCTTTTATCTCCTTCTCTGTTACTGGTCTGGTAAGACTTTTGTTGATATCTTCTGTAACTGTCAGAGGTATACCATTCATGAGGTGGGGATCTATAATAATTCTTTTTCTTGTATATAAATTTCTGAAATAAGTGAGGATATGAGAATGGATATCTTTGACAGTGGAGTAATGCTTCCCTGCTTCATCGTGGAGGTGAAGGATTCTATTGTAGCTTCGtctctgttttgttttggcgtgaaaaaacTTCGTGTTCTTGTCGCCTGCTTGTAACCAGAGAATTCTGCTTTTAGTTCTCCAATACTCCTCTTCTAACCTGTACTGTAATTGAAGTTGAGCCTTCAGCGTTTGGAGATGAACATAATCAATAGCAGGAGCTTCATAGGCTTTTTGAATGTCCATCTTTAGTTGTTCAATCACCTTCTGTGAATTAGTGTTCTTCTTGCTCCTCCAGATTGACAAAGCTTTGCGACATTTGTTGATGATAGCATGAATGTCTCCATATGTGACGTTGGCACAGTCTTGATTCCAGGCTTGCTCAATGACTTGATTGAAGTCAGGCAGTAGTCTCCATCTCATGTCATATCTGAAGAGGCTGACCTTCTTCCATTTCGTACCTTCAGTGTTAAGAAGCAAAGGCCTGTGATCAGATCCTATCCAAGGCAAAAGGGTCACAGTAGCTGTTGGATACATTTCAAGCCAATCACTATTAGCTACTGCTCTATCAATTCTAGACATAATCGAGTACTTTGACCTTTTGCCAATCCAAGTGAAATTTCCACCAATGGTTTTAATGTCATGAAGACCAAGGGTAGAAAGCATTCTATTAAAAGGAGATAAAGAAGTAACTGACCGAGTTAAACCACCCTGCTTCTCATGTCTTGTCTTTATATCATTGAAATCACCTAACATCAGCCTCGGTTTATTCTCCAGATAGCCTgcatttttaaaagatataatactGTGCCATTGGCGATTACGATACTTTACAACTGGGTTTCCATAGATATAAGACAACCAAAAAGTATTGGTGCCTTCTTGTACACACATGTCAGTATTATACAGAGAGGGGTTACCCAAAAAACTAAGCCCAACCCCATCATTCCAAAAGAAAGCCGCACCGCCGCTACTACCATTAGCTGGGAttacaaaaaaattcttataacCTAAATCCCTAGCTAAATCTTGTACCAAAATATCTACATTCTTAGTTTCTACGAGAAGCATTACTTCTGGATTATAGGACTTTTTGATGTCCTTTAAGTGGGGAATTGTCAAGGGGCTTCTCAAACCTTGACAATTCCAGTGTAAGATCCTCATGGCGCCTGTGATGGTTTAAGGTGAACCATCAAACCATAATCAGGATGTTCAGTCTCTTGTCTTTTCGCTGATGATGAAGTATGTTGAGAATGAGGATCATCTGGAGTCTTCCTCTTTGTACCTTGCTCAGGTGGGGTAGGTAATATCTCCATATGTTGAGGCGGGGGTTGCTCCAAGTGGCTTTGCTGCATTTCCTGGAAACTTGTTCCTCTAGGCGTAGGCAACACTTCTTGCACAAGGGTAACCGTACCTACAGTCCGCTCCTGTTCTTCTGTATTGTTGAGCTGATCTGTCTGGACGCTATTATCATGACTCTGGTTCAGATTGATGTACTCACTTACAGCAGTACCAGATGACTGACCCGCCTCCCTTGAAGTAATATACTCCTCAATTGCCGCACTTCTTTGTTGAGCAGTTACATAAGGATTAGAGCCAATGTCCATTAGCTCATATTGCCTTTGTTGCAGTTGAGGAGAAACATCACAAGCTTCATATCCATGCTTTAGACTTCCACAGAGCATACAGAACTTTTGAAGGCCTAAGTAGCGAAATTCAAGTTCAACTGGTGGCTGATCCTTCAGAAGTTCCACTGTTCTTGCAAGAGTAATaacatcatcttcatcaaaAAGGATTTTAACCCAGACTTCAGCTTCCTTTGTAGTAGAGGGTTCTATGATAGAGACTTCATCAACATATCCCAGTTTTGATCCAATACTTTCCACCATTCCATGGCGACGATACATATCAGGAAGATTATAGATTCTTACTTTGAAAGGGATCTCCCTCAAGAAGCTCGGGTGATTTCTATTCGACCAACGATCCAGAGCGACGATCCACCCTCGGTAGGTGTAACGTTGCTTTTCTAATACGTTGTGGAGATGATGCTCCTTTTGATAGTAGAAGTTAACGGTTCCATCATCATTGATTTGTCTCTCCACCTTCCCAACAAGTTGCCAAATCCTCGGCAGAGCTACCTTTATCCCCGCTGGATTCTGATGGAAAGGATTAAGACCTTTAGCTACCAGACAGAGGCGATGGTCTTTTGCAAACTTCTTCTGAGCATCCTCATGAACGATCCACCTCTCTTTGTCTGCTCCAAGCTTGagatcctgtagagctttccaTATGATTTTTGTAGGATCTGCTTGCTGGTAGTTGTCCTGATTGGGATCAGGAGATTGATTTTCAGATTGCATGAtgaaagcttgaaattttggtACAGGATTCGCGATCGATCGAAATTCTCCTAGAGAGTTCTGGAAATCGCCTTGCGAAGcggtagagagagaaagtttttTCAGTCGGATATATTGTAACTAATATCCTAGTGAAtccatttatttttctttttcttttaaaaagtctactaaagtttttttttcttccttcaaTTAAAACTAGGCTGAGCAATCAGGATCTCGGGATTCGATTTGGTTCATTCGAATTTTGAGTTTATGGATTCATGATTTCAGCAGATATTGTAAAAGTCCGGATCGGATTTTGTCTGGATTCAGTCCGAACTTAGTCACATATCCAAGATCTGGTTAAATCCGAAATAAATTCGGTTTCTGATATTAATCAGATTATCGATTTCTAAAAGTATTATCTTGTACTCGattaaactcaatatatttcTAATCTATTCAATGAATTTGTGTATTAACTTTCTGAAACCATATTGTtgtcttttaaaataattctcaGAAACTCGTCTATCAATCATACGAGACACCTCGAGACTTGTCCTTGTACTATATTTGACAACATGAGACATATCATGGAAAATAAAAGCTTTGTAAGAGAGCAAAAATCATACATaatgaaacataaaataaaataaaataaaattaagaactATCAACTCTATAAACTTAAGAaacattgtttaaatttttttgaaacattgtTTAAACTTTAGACATAAACTTATTATAATTGAACTTCAAATGCAAttgtcaaaatataaaaacatcaatattgaccaaatatcaaaaacatatattaaacttAAAGCATTTAGATTAATTATTCATgtaatatatgattattttaggTACTTAATAATATCTTAGTGTACTTTGGATACATATTATGGATCAACATCAGATTTAGAACAAGTTCTTTTGAGATTTGAATATTTCAGActtttcggatatccattttgGTTTGGGATCGGGTTTGGATTCGGTTAGGATAAAACCTATAACACAAAATACTGTAGAACTAAATATTTTCGCTATTTATTTCAGGTTCAAAGTGGTTCAGATTTACTTTTATCGGATCATGTTCAGTTCAAATTTTCggattcggtttatttgccctaACGCTAATTAAAACTGTAGCTAAGAAAGAAAAATTCTTTAGCTTTCAGATGTGTATTGTCATCCAAACTAGTCATGCATTTACAATTAATTTAGaatagggggggggggggggggggaggggtaAATACATTctcatgaattttaaaatttttaagaatccattgttattggttattggatttcaaaaatcttattactatccattgttattggtttaaaaaatttcaaaatccattcaaatcttttattattcaaaaaatttagttattattgattctctaattctaactaaatctagtgttattgggagatgaattctattcatttttactcataagactcaactttcaaaatatcatatgtatccatgtgattttcaaaatccttgtggtaaaaaactagaaaacaaaataattattcttaccaaatatctattgcaccttaaatccaaattatatgttcaaaactataattcactacatttatatacttttacatttttgaatacataattatttttaaaaatattattgttttaataaaaatattaataattacatttaaaaatcttattttaaaatattttttaaaaatagtttcaaaaaacattttcgaattttaaaaagaaaatttgagaaaaaatatttttgtaaaaaaatagaaaaataataaaaatgttcgaatttgaaaacatataattcaaaattatataaaacaactttttattttttttattacttatacATCTATATAGAAAGGGGTAAAATgatcttttacctttttaatgaaacttcttctagtcattttcttttttcttatgcTCTTTTTGTgacaatttgtttttaaaatggctatttaattttttttttcaattttgtatgtatcggtattattttatttttaatttgaaagaacaaaataaataatcatgctatataatttagaaaataaatagattctatatttattttacaaaaaaatgatagaaaagatGTAATAAAAATTCTTGAGAATTTATATCAATCTAAAAAAGTTATGATCAAATTTCATAAGTCAAC
It encodes the following:
- the LOC125608682 gene encoding uncharacterized protein LOC125608682 gives rise to the protein MQSENQSPDPNQDNYQQADPTKIIWKALQDLKLGADKERWIVHEDAQKKFAKDHRLCLVAKGLNPFHQNPAGIKVALPRIWQLVGKVERQINDDGTVNFYYQKEHHLHNVLEKQRYTYRGWIVALDRWSNRNHPSFLREIPFKVRIYNLPDMYRRHGMVESIGSKLGYVDEVSIIEPSTTKEAEVWVKILFDEDDVITLARTVELLKDQPPVELEFRYLGLQKFCMLCGSLKHGYEACDVSPQLQQRQYELMDIGSNPYVTAQQRSAAIEEYITSREAGQSSGTAVSEYINLNQSHDNSVQTDQLNNTEEQERTVGTVTLVQEVLPTPRGTSFQEMQQSHLEQPPPQHMEILPTPPEQGTKRKTPDDPHSQHTSSSAKRQETEHPDYGLMVHLKPSQAP